A region from the Achromobacter seleniivolatilans genome encodes:
- a CDS encoding sensor histidine kinase gives MPHQAHLPQTRCLLAHASSSRGALAGLAGLNPPACARGRLVQWWLAPWLLAFALALYAGAALAQQSPPSASACTVEILSTTAAQEGADGSKPGPASWLPVTLPDNWARRWPEYNGAVWYRIDWRPVCPGSAGGPVHIGLTLQSIVMAGEVFVNDELIWRDQNLTEPLSRSWNMPRHWRIPASIVRDGVNTLWVRVVGVAQQTPGLGPVHLGGQQEMQKLYDDLWWSNRTLFSLNLIITSVLGGLFFCIWIVRREQTTYGWYALMSLFWVLFAANVLVTSPWPFSTTLMAGRANIIALVLYTVCFCLFTWRFGGQTLPRLERALWILSAALIATAAFAPEASLTSSLAGVTLIAAGIFLVNCLQFPVHALRTRQTQHIMLAACLLIFFMVSVHDLLLIFQFIGPGTAYTPFSSIVVSICMSAILGLRHARNVRRIESFNHELAEGIERARTDLATTLEREHALAMANTRLQERLQIAHDLHDGLGGSLVRMMAMVEQTSTPLKGQQFLSMLKLLRDDLRQTIDNGSSPGVKVPATPQEWIAPLRHRFVQLFDELDLDSTWKFPPKWHAPPSALQCLALTRLVEEALTNVVKHSRARRVQVQLVQADTTQLELHIEDNGAGFDVAAVRLAGISVGMRSMHARIARVQGTLHISSEPGRTTLTALLKLRPATQQSV, from the coding sequence ATGCCACATCAAGCACATCTACCGCAAACTCGCTGTCTCCTCGCGCACGCGAGCAGTTCACGCGGCGCGCTCGCGGGGCTTGCTGGACTGAATCCACCGGCCTGCGCCCGTGGGCGGCTTGTCCAATGGTGGCTTGCCCCCTGGCTACTCGCCTTCGCGCTGGCGCTCTATGCCGGCGCGGCACTGGCGCAGCAATCTCCCCCATCAGCCTCCGCCTGCACAGTAGAAATCCTGTCCACCACGGCGGCCCAAGAAGGGGCTGACGGCAGCAAACCCGGCCCGGCGTCGTGGCTGCCCGTCACGCTACCCGACAACTGGGCCCGCCGCTGGCCGGAATACAACGGCGCCGTCTGGTACCGGATTGACTGGCGGCCGGTCTGCCCGGGCAGCGCAGGCGGCCCCGTCCACATTGGGCTAACGCTGCAATCCATCGTCATGGCGGGCGAAGTCTTCGTCAATGACGAACTGATCTGGCGCGATCAGAACTTGACCGAACCCTTGTCGCGCAGTTGGAACATGCCGCGCCATTGGCGCATACCCGCCTCTATCGTGCGCGATGGCGTGAACACCCTATGGGTGCGAGTGGTGGGCGTTGCGCAGCAGACCCCTGGACTGGGCCCTGTCCATCTCGGCGGCCAACAGGAAATGCAAAAGTTGTACGACGATCTTTGGTGGAGCAACCGCACGCTATTCAGCCTGAACCTGATCATCACCAGCGTCCTGGGCGGCCTGTTCTTCTGTATCTGGATCGTCCGGCGCGAACAGACCACGTATGGCTGGTACGCGCTCATGTCCCTGTTCTGGGTACTGTTCGCTGCCAATGTGCTGGTCACGAGCCCCTGGCCGTTTTCGACCACGCTGATGGCCGGCCGCGCCAACATCATCGCTCTGGTGCTGTACACGGTTTGCTTCTGCCTGTTTACGTGGCGCTTCGGCGGGCAAACCCTGCCGCGCCTCGAACGGGCGCTATGGATACTGTCCGCCGCGCTGATTGCAACGGCCGCCTTCGCGCCCGAGGCCAGCCTGACCTCGTCGCTGGCCGGGGTCACATTGATCGCTGCTGGGATTTTTCTCGTCAACTGTCTGCAATTTCCCGTGCACGCGCTGCGTACCCGCCAGACACAACACATCATGCTGGCGGCCTGCCTGCTGATCTTTTTTATGGTCAGCGTCCACGACCTGCTGCTGATCTTCCAGTTCATCGGCCCGGGCACGGCATACACCCCCTTCTCCAGCATCGTGGTCTCCATTTGCATGTCGGCCATTCTGGGACTGCGCCACGCGCGCAACGTGCGGCGCATCGAGAGCTTTAACCACGAGCTTGCCGAAGGCATCGAGCGCGCACGCACCGATCTGGCCACCACGCTAGAGCGCGAACATGCGCTGGCAATGGCCAATACGCGGCTGCAAGAACGGTTGCAGATCGCGCATGATCTGCACGACGGTCTGGGCGGATCATTGGTGCGCATGATGGCCATGGTCGAACAGACCAGCACGCCGCTGAAGGGGCAGCAGTTCCTGTCCATGCTGAAACTGCTGCGCGATGACTTGCGCCAGACCATCGACAATGGCTCCAGCCCGGGCGTCAAAGTCCCCGCCACGCCGCAGGAATGGATTGCGCCTTTACGCCACCGCTTTGTTCAGTTGTTCGACGAGCTGGATCTGGATTCCACGTGGAAGTTTCCGCCGAAATGGCATGCCCCGCCCAGCGCCCTGCAATGCCTGGCGCTGACCCGGCTGGTGGAAGAGGCGCTGACGAACGTGGTCAAGCACAGCCGCGCGCGCCGCGTGCAGGTGCAATTGGTGCAAGCCGATACCACTCAGCTGGAATTGCATATTGAAGACAATGGCGCGGGCTTCGATGTGGCGGCAGTGCGGCTGGCCGGCATCAGCGTCGGGATGCGCAGCATGCACGCCCGCATTGCTCGCGTGCAAGGCACACTTCATATCTCGTCCGAACCTGGCCGCACCACCTTGACCGCCCTATTGAAGCTGCGCCCCGCGACGCAACAATCAGTCTAG